The following proteins are encoded in a genomic region of Hyphomicrobiales bacterium:
- a CDS encoding shikimate dehydrogenase, translated as MVSSIKTGVIGWPINHSRSPLIHGYWLKTHNIHGSYEAISLAPEKAELFFKDFAKGDYIGANITIPHKEAVIPYLDVMEDAAKAIGAVNTIWVEDGKLHGTNTDWLGFLGNLDAGCTGWDKTAKIALVLGAGGAARGIIYALIQRGFQQIHVANRTIARAQEMQAHFGSAVLPHALKDADKLVGECDLIVNTTSLGMEKNPPLTLSLETIRPHCLVTDIVYTPLETPLLKRAKDKGVKTVDGLGMLLHQAAPGFERWFGVYPTVDDELRQLILKDMRRAQ; from the coding sequence ATGGTAAGTTCCATAAAAACAGGTGTTATCGGATGGCCGATCAATCATTCTCGTTCGCCTCTTATTCATGGTTATTGGCTGAAAACCCATAATATTCACGGGTCATATGAAGCTATTTCTCTGGCCCCAGAAAAGGCGGAACTTTTTTTCAAGGACTTTGCTAAAGGCGATTACATCGGTGCAAATATAACAATCCCCCATAAAGAAGCGGTTATTCCCTACCTCGACGTTATGGAAGACGCTGCTAAAGCAATAGGCGCCGTGAATACGATTTGGGTTGAAGACGGTAAGCTTCATGGCACAAATACAGATTGGCTGGGGTTTTTGGGCAATCTTGATGCCGGCTGTACTGGTTGGGATAAAACGGCCAAAATAGCATTGGTTTTAGGTGCTGGTGGTGCGGCGCGCGGTATAATTTATGCCTTGATACAGCGCGGCTTTCAGCAAATTCATGTAGCAAATCGAACCATTGCACGTGCACAAGAGATGCAAGCTCATTTTGGCAGCGCAGTATTGCCCCATGCGCTAAAGGATGCTGATAAATTAGTGGGTGAATGCGATCTTATCGTCAACACGACAAGTCTTGGAATGGAAAAGAACCCGCCGCTTACTCTGTCGCTTGAAACAATCCGCCCTCATTGTCTGGTGACAGATATTGTATATACGCCGCTCGAAACACCCCTTTTGAAGCGCGCAAAAGATAAAGGCGTCAAAACAGTTGATGGTCTTGGCATGTTATTGCACCAAGCAGCCCCTGGTTTTGAGCGGTGGTTTGGTGTTTACCCCACTGTCGATGATGAATTAAGGCAGCTTATTTTAAAAGATATGAGACGAGCCCAATGA